The genomic window AAATTAACTAATGTCTGCCAAGTGGCAAGCTTGTTTTGCCCTCATTCCACGGTTAATAAAGGGGTatgccaacaaaaaaaaaaaagtttctttcaaatcaactggtgtcagaaagtgccagagatttgtattttacgtccattaaaaaaatccccagtgttccagtacttatcagctgctgtatgtcctacaggaagtgctgtattctttccagtctggagagcaggagatgatttatatggggatttgctgctgctcttgacagttcctgaaatggacagacgtggcagcagagagcactgtgtcagactggagagaatacaccaactcctgcaggtcatacagcagctgataaatacaggaagatcgaagattttttttaaatagaagtaaataatggTCTGAAGCGATAATCCACCCAATTGATTAAcggttttgaagcaacgatttggtttgtATAATGTttagcgtttagacaaataaattctttaaaaaaaatcgtgtttgcgatcgtttaagcctatctcacacatagggtaaatcggtgaaagactgtttacacgaagcgatctgcgaatttttagcgaacgaccaacgacgatttgagaacatgttgaaagatcaaaatgaacgatttctcgctcttcgcttgctgcgtttacatgagccgattatcgctcaaatgcaatcgttatcgctcattcaaattcaaacgataaaatcgttccgtgtaaatacaccattacaaatctatataacttttgtgaCCATAAACTACAAGGTAAATCAAGTGCAACCCGACTGGTAATAAAAAAGTCGCATAAAATATGCCGGTCAATCAGAAGTTTATGACGCGCTGCGACCCCGTGCTCTATCACTACACGCAGCATCGCTGAGGTGACGGCCGCCATGTTCTCTTCCCCCAGCCGCCTCACCATTGGTCACAGCAGTGAGAGCCCGCCCCGGGGTGAGGCAGAACCGGCTCACTCCTCCTGTCAGCACAAGGCGGGCTTCGGACACACACGCCGAGTACCCCGGCTGTACACCGCCCACATCTACCGGTCCCGGGCCGGTTAGCATCCGACGCGAGAAAGTGAGGAGAAGCGACCGCCGAGCgcgcccccctcccctcacacagcgcTAGCTGAACGAAGAAGATTGGGCGGGAATTTTTAAATTTAAACGGTCTCCTAAACGCCTACAGCGAGGCAGGGAACCTGGTGCGCTGTGATTGGACGGGAGGTATGTGGGTTGCTATGACTACCGCCGTTGTTACACCGGTTCTCGTCAGTGATTGGATAGTAAGCGGGGCAGCTGAGTGTGTGGTGATGATTGACAGCAGAGGGCGGGACTGTTGATATGAGGTGTTGGGAAGGTGTAGtaatagtaaataataataatggcggCCTCTCATTGCTAGGAGCTGTTGTCATTTCATGCTCAGAATGGCTGCATAGTTGCTGACAGACTCCATTATACAGGGGCCTGTTCACACCTGTGCAGTTATTTCTATTGTTATGGTCTATGGTTGGAGCAGAATACAGATAATAGGGAAAGGTTTATGTTCCCCTTGTCCTTTTTGTGGTATATATATTGTACCATATATTTTGGCGTTCTGTTCAAGATGTGATGGTGAGGTATAAGACAATCGACGGGgggccccattgacttcaatgacctCAGTGTAGTCTGCTAGTGACCAAACAGTGGTCGTTTCTGGCTCTTATACATGTTTTTGAGGGCAGATGTCCTTGGCCAAGCTTGGCAGTGTGAGAGAGAATGTGTACAGGGGCGGATAGACTGCAGAGGGCccatgtgcaaaaaatgtgcttggGCCCCCACTGACCTACCCATTGTACTGCTACCCATCtgcttagggtacgttcacacgtaccggatcagcagtggattttctgcagctgatttgatctaaatagctGAACTCAGCATGAAatcatatctgctgcggatccggtgtgtgaaggcatcattaaaggggtcatcAGTCATCAGGGTGCACTGGAGGAGTCTCTGGTGGGTCCTGatgtctgtgctgtactgcagtcgGTCCCAGTGTGGAACTGATGCTGGGGACACTCAAAAAAGCAGAGAGAAGCGACCCTCTTGACCCTGTCTCATCCTGGACTGATCTGTATCTGTCACCACAATtgtgaataacaataactacaactctcagcatgccaaACACTTCTGGAGCTCTCAgcgtatgctaggagttgtagttcctagCGGGACAACCCTTTGAGATGTCTGTTCAtatctactacaactcccagcatatcctgaggggttCACGGGCTgtttctcccccatgtttctctcccccattcccagttttctctccctcatgcttctctctgtgtccccccccccccccctgtttctccctcatgcttctctcccccatccccaggtttctctcccccattgttttctcctgtttctctccctcatccccaggtttctctcccccccccccccttcctcctcacctcctccgagatggtcaccgctgctgtccgcctcacctactggccgcccgtagggcccggacgtgctcctccaatcagcggagaccgggagtgcggtgcgctgcggcgggccgtagcgcacacgttgattggatgcgtgcatcacggcccgccgcaacgcaccacgctcccggtctccgctgattggataagAGGAGCGCGTCcaggcgctacaggcggccagtaggtgaggcggacagcagcagcggagCGATCTGCAGGGGAACTTTCCCCGCCGCACACCCGACcttgtgtcgcggcacactagtgtgccacggcacactggttgaaaatcactgatatagacatcagggagactgcagcactagtgacacagacagcttccccagtgtaatgtctattctaatggtaacatgtattatatagacatcagggagactgcagcactagtgacacagacagctcccccagtctaatgtctattctaatggtaacgtatatagacatcaggagaggctgcagcactagtgacacagacagctcccccagtgtaatgtctattctaatgctagcaTGCATATAGACAGTATCTGCATGTAGCAGTGTTCGTGatagctattagagatgagcgaacctggagcatgctcgagttgatccgaacccgaactttcggcatttgattagcggtggctgctgaagttggataaagccctaaggctatgtggaaatcatggatatagtcattggctgtatccatgttttccagacaaccttagagctttatccaagttcagcagccccagctaatcaaatactgaacattcgggttcggatcgactcgaacccgaacccggttcgctcatctctaatagctatCTTTGCCAAAATCAGGGCTTgttcagccctgcagttcccaatatGGCCATTGGAGGCAGCAGTGGGGACAgtcaatgtaaaataaataaatcaagttttctttaataaagctatattatagatagattttttttttaaagtcagtgGATCTTTAACCCATTTCCTGTCCATTGGTCATTTTGTAAAACAGCCTGGAAAATCCCATTGTACAAAACTTTTCCACTCAGCACTTTATGACTTTACCGCAGGGTACACGGGAAGACACTTGTGTGCCATGTGACTGGTTTAACCCTTAACCTCAGTGATGGACTGGACTGCTGAGTTTGAAACGTGTTGGCCTTTTGTAATGTATTCCATTGCATTGACTCATGGATCTTTATGTTTGCTGTGTTTTCTGCATCAGTATACAATATGAGCCGTAGCCCCTGCTGTACACAGAAACTAGGCAAGATTTTGAACATAGTGACCCCTACTGGTTGTTTGGCGTATAACTTCCTTAGCATAGTAATGTCATACAGTGTGTTTTGCTATCTACCctatattatattactatattgttgtatataattTGTTTATGTATACCATATTGTTTCTATTATAGGCCACATTCATCAGTCCGGATCGATTCCGCCTTCACATTTACATTACTGGTAAAATGTTTCGAGAACAGATACAGGAGTATGTGGACGTGAGTCGGGAGATCATGAAAGTCATGGTGTCAGACGATGCCGCCGCCGTCCTGAAGAAGAGCCTTGACTGGCAGGAAGCCATGATTGACTCTCTTATAGAGACAGAGAGCCAGGTGTCGGACCTCTTTAGAGGTACAGTCTCCTGTGTGTCCGGATATAACAGGGTGGGTACAATAGTTACATCAGAGCTAATGTATCCTTATGAACTATCCCGTCTAGATTTCTTGTCTGTAGAAGATGAAGTAGCTCAGACCCTTCTGGAAACGGAAGAAGTGAAGCAGAAGACGTCGTCAAAACTGCGGAACATTGAGCAGGAGCTGCAGGCCGTATATGACAAGAACGGCTCCCTGGAAAGTAGCAACAAATATCCTTTATGGCCGAATGTGAGGGCAGACGTCTGATCCCAATTATCCAAAGTCTCGTGATTGTCAGCTATATTTTCTAATAGTCCCacattaaggccttattcacacattcagttatgtttcaggaccgtatattatGACTGCAGTCGTGGTCCGCAATTTGCAAACAAATTGTCCTTAATGCCATACTTTTTTGCAGATCCATAAAAAAAAGTGGATAGATGATATTTAAAAAAGGTGGGAATAGTTGAAATGATATGGATCCATACTTTTTGTGGACATTATGGAAATCACTTCAGTAAGTTCGCATCGTAAGTTCGTAAGACTTCTACGCATCCCTATAACATACATTGTAAACAGCCCAATGAAAATCAATGGACCCTAAATTTGTCCCAGCCCAAGACTtgcaagcaaatgtaccatcattttttatttttttttgcagtaccttAGCGGcgtggtctttttttttcaaaatgcagccCTGTTCCTGCACTACTCCCTGGTGAGGCGGCtctgcttgattctaatggaggcgcgtCACGGAAGGGATGTCGCCGAGAGTGGGAACTGAgaagtgttttaaaaaaaaggaccgatGGTACATTTATTTTAAGAACAGGGACCAAAGTCTCCCATGGGAATGGAGCAGCAGGTTGTGCATGTAAAAAGTCACTTTATTCATTGTCTATGAGAGCACTGGACATGGCCAAATCTATTGCTAGGCTATCTCTGAtgctcccatagacaatgaatcaAGCATCAGCGAACAGTCTAAAGATCAGCAGTTCCCCACAATCTGGGACACCTATACCCATTCTGTGCATAGAGGAAAAGTGtttaagttggaatacccctttaagtaatgccaTCCCTATATCTGTTAGGAATACCCTTTTATCAgctttattaaaaataataataataagacttAATGCTGCCATTGTTTCCTCAGTGCTGTGGGTTGTGCATATGAACTCTAATGAGTAGCATTGGCATGATGGTggcactacaactaccagcaacTGTACAAATAAAAGTCCCTTTGGTATCACTACTACTGTAAACCCAGGGCAACGAGAGGACCAGCGATACCACTGTATAATGGAGGACCGAAATAGCTGTATACTTATCCCCCATAGACTTCGAGGGAGACATTATAAGCATTCCTTTTCAGAATACCAGTATACATATGTGGATCACGTCACAATGGCTTTAGAAGTCATAAGGATTCCTTTTCAGAATACCAGTATACATATGTGGATCACGTCACAGTGACTTTAGTAGTCAGGTTTTGTGTCTTGTCACGTTATTTCCTCAATGTCCGTACATTCCTGCAAAAGGAGCTGGAGGAGGTGAAactgctggaagatgaaattgCTGAGGTGGAGAGAGAGGCGACTGAGGACACTACCGTAGTCATTCCCTCTGCACTGTGAGTATTGCTGCCTCCTCTTTAGGGCTTGGCGAGGCCTACTAAGGCTCTTTTTATACCCTATTTCAGTGTTTGTGAGAGGTATATGTGGAGAGAATGATTTGATGGAAACCTTCTCCTGTACTTCTGACCGATATTATAGTATAGGCACACAATGGCTTCTATCACCCATAGGCtcccatgttaaaggggtattccagtgaaaatctcaagtcttccgatacttatcagctgctgtatgtcctgcaggcaatgTTGTACAGGTTtgctatgtggatttgctgctgctgtgaacagttcctggcatggacaggggtggcagcagagaacgctatgtcagactggaaaaaaaacattacCTGTAGGatatactggaagacttttagatttttaaaaagaagtaaattacaaatctatttaactttctggcaccagttgatttgaaagaaaaggataaCACCTTTACGGAAAATACTGCTCAGTATACATCCTTTTACTGGAATAGTGTGGTCTTTTGGCCTTCATAAAGTGAATGAGAGACTTCAGATAAATTTTGTCATTTTAAGATTTCCTGGCACGTTCGGCAAGCAGCTACTGCTACAATGGTGCTCAAATTTCAAAACCAGAAATGTTATGCTTGcagtcaccactagatggcgctcacTGCGTAGAGATGTTAtgcctgcagtcaccactagatggcgctcacTGCGTAGAGATGTTAtgcctgcagtcaccactagatggcgctcacTGCGTAGAGATGTTAtgcctgcagtcaccactagatggcgctcacTGCGTAGAGATGTTAtgcctgcagtcaccactagatggcgctcacTGCGTAGAGATGTTAtgcctgcagtcaccactagaTGAAGCTCACTGCATGGAGATGTTAtgcctgcagtcaccactagaTGAAGCTCACTGCATGGAGATGTTAtgcctgcagtcaccactagaTCGAGCGCACTGCATGGAGATTTTAtgcctgcactcatctctagatagagcttataaatagagatgttatgcctgcagtcaccactagaTGGGGCTCACTCCATATAGAGTTATTATTTATACTTAACCTTGAAGGATTACAGtggctgggaaaaaaaaatacttttgagaTGTTACACAGACATATCTAGATTTTAGATTGGTTGGAGTCTTTATGCTGAGAAACCCACCAATTACTTAATATAACTGAAAGAAGAGTACTGCTATGCGCCTCAGTCCCCAGCTCACTGCTCAATCTGACATGTATAGGAGGTGGGCTgcattgtaagtctatgaagccaGTCTCCTGCAAGTCAAGATCAAGCAGTGACCCGGTGAGCAAAGCACTCATTAGCatgcttctcctggctatatctacTGTTCAGTGGATTTCTCAGTACCCAGACTGATCTGATTTATTGACGTGTCTttgtaacatatcaaaagttttttcttatgTCACTGTAATACTTTTAAAACATATTCCTTTAGGGTATTCTGTATGTATGTCGTAAACGTGGGCTGCACTGCTGGGACCTGCTGTTTTCATATATCACATAGTAGAAGATGGAGATTTGCAAACATGCATGGTGGTCTggttttaaaggagttatccaggaatagaaaaaccATAGCtgatttctttcaaaaacagcatcacccctgtgcttcaatggaactgagttgcaataccccacacccaaactggcgCTGTGTATGGATGAAATCGGCTAtggtttctctaatcctggataaccccatctTTGTACTTTTTGATGTGTTTTATGATGCGTCCACCTCTCTAGTGTGTTATAACACCGTCTGTGTTACATTTCCTTCTGCAGGTATATGGCAAAGCTGTTCCACTCAGTAACCAAGATCGACTGGGATTACAGTTGTGACGCCACACTCATCAAAGGCGGTATCCTTTCTTCTATGGCTCTCCTATTGTGGTTTACTATGGTTGTGTGCCACCTATGGGTTGAAGCCAAGCATTGACAATTGATATAATTCCTCATTTCAGTTACTATGCATTCACCAATAGCAATTGCAGTGTAGCCAGGATTGATCGGCAACATTGTGTGACTATTGGGGAACATGTGGCTTGTTATCAAACTCACGCATTCCTATGTATGGAAAGGACCTAAAGGTCCAGGTTGGGGCCAGCTTTAAGCAGCACTGGTCTGGGAGGTCCTAGTTGTACAAGGCACCCTCCCAACCCCTGCTACTAGTACATGCCATCTGTTCTTGTCACTGTAGGCTTCTACTGGAAGTCTGGTGATAACCTCATCTGCCTCCTGGTGTCGGTGTAAGGAAAAACATCCGATTACACAGAATATCACTTTATCCTTTTTGACATCTGATTTTGTAAAATTTTCATTAGCGTTCCAGAAAAATTGTTCATAAAACACAaccacacttaaagggaaccaatcaccaccagATCGCCCATACAtttagtcttagggccctattacacggagcgatagtcgGCCAAATCAGacaactatcatcggctgattCTGTCTTTTGGTCCtcgcctaaaatcatcggccgccatCTGTGCATCGCTACTAGGGagggtccgaacctgccgaggttcaggttcgtacgaacctgaactcttggcaatgattccgctgtctgcccgctccgctgagagggtggatacagcgggaggacagcctggaaaactggcatacagccatagccataggctttatcccagttttccaggcggttctcccgctgtatccacccgctgcacggagcggccagacagcggggatctgatgccgagcgttcgggttcatacgaacccgaacctcggcaggtttggaccatccttaatcgctacatgtaatagcaatgcacggcagacaactgtgtaaaaaacaaaacaaaaaactttaacaTTAACTCTCCAGGCTcctggtgttcttctgccctctgctcacttcctGGAGCTGCGACTGGCAGGGATCCGGTCCATTGATTGGCTAGCGGCCTGTTAGTTTAGagacccgctctgaagctacagcagcagctctgggaagcgagcagagggcagtgaACACTAGGAGCAGGCAGAGGTAAAGTATAActgtttagggcaagggctgcacggacatcgctaacaatgctaaacgattatcaagccatgtcatagg from Dendropsophus ebraccatus isolate aDenEbr1 chromosome 1, aDenEbr1.pat, whole genome shotgun sequence includes these protein-coding regions:
- the SPC24 gene encoding kinetochore protein Spc24 isoform X2 gives rise to the protein MFREQIQEYVDVSREIMKVMVSDDAAAVLKKSLDWQEAMIDSLIETESQVSDLFRDFLSVEDEVAQTLLETEEVKQKTSSKLRNIEQELQAVYDKNGSLESSNKFLQKELEEVKLLEDEIAEVEREATEDTTVVIPSALYMAKLFHSVTKIDWDYSCDATLIKGVHYGGDIAQPISIDSSQHSKSFICDYLWSLQSTDW
- the SPC24 gene encoding kinetochore protein Spc24 isoform X1, with amino-acid sequence MATFISPDRFRLHIYITGKMFREQIQEYVDVSREIMKVMVSDDAAAVLKKSLDWQEAMIDSLIETESQVSDLFRDFLSVEDEVAQTLLETEEVKQKTSSKLRNIEQELQAVYDKNGSLESSNKFLQKELEEVKLLEDEIAEVEREATEDTTVVIPSALYMAKLFHSVTKIDWDYSCDATLIKGVHYGGDIAQPISIDSSQHSKSFICDYLWSLQSTDW